TTATGATTTTTCTCTGCCTTATGCATTTATGTCGATCAAATCTTTCCACGCTATTTTTGAAAATATGATTTTTTTAGAACTCTTAGGCAAAAACCAAACCCTCTTTTATGATGAAGGATGTGATTTTTTGACACAAGATTCCTGTGCCTACATTGCTCTAGCTTTTCCAACACAAGAAATGATTGAAGAAAAAATTGCCAAGATCCAAAAAAAGTTTTCACTGATCACAATCATTACTATCAACTACGAATATGAAAGAAAAACACCTTATGGCAAATGGAAAGCAGTAAGTTTTATAAATTTCGCGCTAGGAGAATCATAAATTTGACATCAGTTCAAAACTTATGCCTTAAAAATCTAAATTGATTTAATCTAATGATTTTGACCTATAGCAAAGCTTTTACGATGCCACTGCGTGTAGCCATAAACTTTGATAGCTTCTAAATGATTCTTTGTTCCATAGCCTGCATTATTTTTAAAACCATATCGAGGATCAAGCGTATCTAATTTGAGCATTTGAGCATCTTTGGAAGTCTTAGCAATGATAGAAGCTGCTGAGATTTGAGGAACTTTATCATCTCCTTTAACCAAACACTTCAAATCATAATCAGTTGTACTTTTAAGCCCAAAAAGCGTATTACCATCCATATAAAAATCCCTACTAAAAGCAAGCAAATGCCCAATAATTTCTTGAAGAGCTTCTCTCAGACAAGCACTTAAGCCTTGTACATCAATCTCTGCGCAAGTTTTTTCAACAATATGAATATGCACATCCTCAGACTCTAATAATCTTTCAGCAAGTTCAAAGCGCTTAGATTTGGAAAGTTTTTTGCTATCTTTAATCCCTATAGAACTCATCCATTTTGCTTTAGCCTCATTACAAGCAACACCAACGATGAACATACTTCCGCATAAACTACCCCTACCAGCTTCATCTATACCGCAGATCAATCTCCTATTCCTTAGGTTTAATCATATTAGCAGGAATGACAAATCTATCAAAATCTTCTGCACTCAAAAGTCCCAATTCTACACAAGATTCTTTAAGACTGATTCCTTTTTTATGGGCATTTTTAGCCACTTTTGCGGCATTTTCATAGCCTATATGAGGATTTAGAGCAGTAACAAGCATCAAAGAATGATGGAGATTGTAATCAATTTTTTCTAAATTTGGTTCAATGCCCTTAGCGCAATGTTGATTAAAAGAATCCATACAATCAGCCAACAAACTCAAACTCTGCAAAAAATTATAAATCAACACAGGCTTGAAAACATTGAGTTCAAAATTACCTTGACTTGCCCCAAAACCAATCGCAGCATCATTCCCCATTACCTGAACAGCAACCATCGTAACAGCTTCACATTGAGTCGGATTGACCTTTCCGGGCATAATTGAGCTTCCAGGCTCATTTTCAGGAATGTTCAACTCCCCAAGTCCGCATCTAGGACCTGAAGCAAGCCAACGGACATCATTGGCAATCTTCATCAAATTTGCCGCCAAACCTTTAAGTGCTCCGTGTGCAAATACCAAAGCATCGTGAGCAGTAAGTGCGTGGAACTTATTAGGCGAAGAGACAAATTTTTCTCCCGTAAATTTAGAAAGCTCCTCACTGACTTTCTCACCAAGCTTAGGATGGGCATTAATCCCCGTTCCCACAGCAGTTCCTCCGATAGCTAATTCTCTAAGCTGCTCTAAAGAATTTTGAATTTGCGCCTTAGAATGCTCCAACATACTCACATACCCGCTAAATTCCTGTCCAAGCGTCAAAGGTGTAGCATCTTGTAAGTGTGTCCTGCCGATCTTGATAATATCTTTGAATTCTTCAGATTTCTGTTTGAGAGTTGCGTGAAGCCTATCTAAGGAAGGTAACAGCTTGTGAGCGATTTCCAACACTGAAACGATATGCATTGCAGTCGGAAAGGTATCGTTTGAGCTTTGAGACATATTAACGTGATCGTTTGGATGCACAAGTTTTTCTTTTCTAAAGTCTCCGCCCATAATTTCAGTGGCTCTATTAGCAATCACTTCATTGAGATTCATATTTGTTTGCGTACCACTCCCTGTCTGCCAAATTGCCAAAGGAAACATATCATCAAATTTTCCTTCTAAAATCTCATCACAAGCCTGAATGATAGCTTTAGATTTTTTTTCATCTAGCTTGCCCAACGAATGATTGACAACTCCTAGTGATCTCTTAAGTTTAGCAAAGGCATAAATAAGTTCTTTGGGCATTTTTTCAATGCCTATTTTAAAATTTTCAAAACTTCTTTGGGTTTGAGCACCCCAATATCTTGAATCCTCGACTTTAACATCGCCCATTGTGTCGTGCTCGATTCGATAATTCATTCTTAATCCTTTCAAGTATTTTTTTACATTTTACCATCAAATTTAAATATTAAGCAACAATTAAGTTTTATCAGAAAGAACTTAAAATGCTTGATATTTCAATATTTAATACTTCTTACAGAGGCAAAAATCCTTGAATTGCTTACAAAAATATCTATTCAAAAATTGAGGATTTAAAATTCCACACTGCTTCCACAAAACATTTCTATACTTCTGCAAATTTTTTTTAAGGAGTCACTAATGAAGCATTTAAAAATCATTTCAATCATCGTATTGGTATGGGCTACTTGGTTGGGAGCATGGGAGCAAAATCTCAAAACAAAAGATTTAGATCTTCAAATCAAATCAATCGGTAATCCAGTATCAGGAGAAAACACTTTCATTCTCATTCCAAATGCAAATGGATCAAGCCTTAAGGGAGCAAAAATGAGGGTCAGATTTATAATGCCTGAGATGAGTGGTATGCCCGCGATGAATGAAACTGCTCAAATCACTGAAAAAGATGGTTCGTATGAAGCAAAAGTCAATTTACCAATGAATGGCACTTGGCAAATTCGTATTGATATAGAGTTCAATGGCAAAATTTATAAAAATAAAACGAGTATTGATTTATAATGATTTACAAAATCATTATATTCCTCTTATTGGGTGCAAGCATACACGCTTTGGATATTCAAAGCGTGTCTCAAAAATATTTGAGGAATAACAAAAAAATTCAAAGCCTTGAAACTCAAATCAAAGCCCTAGAAGCACAGGCTAAAGTAGCTGGAAAATGGGAAGATCCTATTTTAAGTCTAGGTTACAACAATGCCAATATCAATAACCCATTCATTTTAAATTCAAGCTATATGCAAAATATCAGCGTAGGGCTTTCTCAAAAAATTGACCTTAACGGCAAAAAAAATACACAGTCTAAAATTGTAGATATTCAAAAACAAAGCAAGATTTTGGAACTCAAAAAACTCAAACAACAATATGCGATCAACATTTTTATCAGCGCCATTAATTCTTACAAAAATACTCAAGAAATGGAACTGCTTAAAAATGCAATTAAAAATCTCCAAATTGTACTTAATCAAGCTCAAGGCTTAAGCAATCCCAATACTCTCTCAATAGCCAAGCTAAAAATACTCAAAGCCCAACTTGAAATCCGTAAAAACAATCTTGAAAATTCACTCAACGACGCCAAAATTGCAATAAGCGAACTAAGCTTTGAGTCTTTGGACTTTTTAAGCCTTGCGCCAAAAGATGTGAATTTAGATGCAAATAAAGAAATCGAAAAGGTAAAAGAAACCAATTATGATATCAAAATTGCAATGCTTCAAGAAAATGGAGCCAAAAAAGAATTGGCACTGGCTAAAAAAAGTTTATTGGGAGATGTCAATTTAAACATCTCTTATTTTCGGCGTTCAGATACTTTTGATATGTTTGCTGTGGGTGTGGCTATTCCATTGCCCGCATATGGCAAACAAACCAATCTGATCGAACAAAAAAAACAAGAAAGCCTGATCTCAAAAGATGGGATAGAAGACGCTAGAAACAGGGCTATCCATACCGCGATGGGGCTTATCAAAAAAATCAAAACACTCCAAAAAAATCTTGAAATTATCAACAAGGATATTTTGGGAGCCAACGCTCAAATTGTGCAGATTTATAAAGAAAATCTACCCACATCGGGAGCAGATTATGCCTCTTTTTATAATGCTTTAAATGATGAGATCAATACTGAACTCTCAAAACTCGAAATTTTAAGCGAACTTAACATTGCATATTTAAATTTACAAAACCTCAAAGGTTTGGAGTGATTTTTTATAAAAGGAAAATAATATGAAAAAAATATTGATTTTAGCAATACTTATAGGATGGTGTCTTGGGGAAGACTTTAGCCTACCTACAATTAAAGTTATCCAACAAGAGATAGCCCCATCCAAACGCTACTATGCCTTATTACAACCAGACGAGAGTCGTATTTATAGCCAAAATGTTCGATTTGAAGGATTTGTTGAAAAACTTTATGCAAATAAAACCTATCTCAAAGTCAAAAAGGGCGAAAAACTCTTCTCTGTTTATTCCCCTGAACTCATCAATGCTCAAGGCGAACTGCTTGCCTCATTGCGTTTCAACGAACAAATCGGAGCGATAAAAGAAAAACTCCGACTTTTAGGAATCCCAAAAAATGAGATTGAAAGCATCATTAAAAATAGAAAAATAAAAAACTCTATTGAGATTTCATCAAACTTTGATGGAGTCATATTTACAAAAAATATAAGCGAAGGAGGATTTATCAAACGTGGGGATGAACTTTTTAAGATCATTGACCTCAGCCACATCTGGGTAGTCGCCAAAATTAATCAAGAAGATTTGGAGTTTTTGAAACACTCACAAAAAGCAATGGTCAAAGTCGAAGGGATTCCTAATAAATTCCAAGTTACACTTGAAAATATCAATCCACAAATAGGTTTGAATGATAAGTTTATAGAAGCACGATTTGGACTTGAAAATCAAGATTCAATCTTTTATCCCAATATGTTTGCCAAGATTGAAATTTTTGGAGAAAGCAAAAAAAGATTAGTCTTGCCAAAAGACGCCGTGCTGATTAAAAATAATCAAGCCATCGTATTCAAAAAAGACGACTTTGGTTTTACTCCGATAAATATCGAAGTAAAACAATTAAGCAATGGAGATTATGAGATTTTACAAGGACTCAAGCTCGGGGATGAAGTAGCTAAAAATGCTTTATTTATTCTAGACGCGGATGCTCAAAATAACGGGGATTATTGAAATGATAGAAAAAATTATTGATTTAAGTATCAAAAATAAACTCTTAGTGCTTCTAACCACTCTTTTAGTGTTTTTAGGTTCAATATGGGCGATTAAAACGATCCGTTTAGATGCACTGCCCGATCTATCTCCAGCTCAAGTTGTCGTGCAAATCACTTATCCCAACCAAAGCCCCAAAATTGTTCAAGAACAAGTAACCTACCCTCTAGTATCTACCTTTATGAGTATTGCCAATATTGAAACGGTGCGGGGAATCTCAAGTTATGAAAGCGGATTGATTTATATTATATTCAAAGATAATGTAGATATATATTGGGCGCGTGATCGGGTGCTTGAACAGCTCAGTCGTCTCAAAAATCTCCCTCCTGAGGCAAAAGTAGAACTAGGCAGTGATTCTACTTCGATTGGATGGGCATATCAATATGCTCTAGTAAGCAAAACAAAAAATCTGAGCGAACTCAAAACTCTACAAGATTTTTATTACAAATACGCACTTTTAGGAGTTGATGGCGTCAGTGAAGTAGCAAGTATAGGAGGGTTTGAAAAAAATTACGAGGTTACTATCAATAATGATGCGCTCATTAAATATGATCTCACACTTGAAGACATACTCAATGCAATCAAAAAATCCAATAACGATACCGGCGGGGGCATCATACTTGAAAGCGGATTTGAAAAAATCATCCGCGCGCGTGGTTACATTAAAAATCTCGATGATTTAGGCAATATTGTGCTTAAAAATCAAGATGGTATTCCATTAAAAATCAAAGATGTCGCAACCATTAACCTTACGCCAAAGCCAAGACGCTCTGCTGCAGATTTAAATGGGCAAGGTGAAGTTATTGGGGGTATCGTAATGGTGCGTTATCACGCCGATACCTACGGGGTGCTTCAAAATATCAAGAAAAAAGTAGCGGAGTTGAATAAAACAAATCAAGAGGTACAAATACAAAGCGTTTATGATCGTAGCGAACTAATAGAAAAAGCAGTCAAAAATCTTGTGCATACCTTGATTGAAGAAAGCATTATCGTGCTTTTAATTACGGCTATTTTCTTGTTGCATTTTCGTAGCGCTCTTGTTATTATCATCACCCTTCCTTTGTGCGTATGCATTAGTTTTCTCTTGATGCGACTTTTTAATATTGAAGCAAGCATTATGAGTTTAGGAGGCATAGCAATTGCCATTGGGGCGATGGTAGATGCAGCTATTGTAATGGTTGAAAATGCACACAAACATTTACAGCACACAAATATGAAAGATGAAAAACAACGGGTAGATTCAATCCTCTCTGGCACCAAGCAAGTCGGTGGGGCAATATTTTTTGCATTGATGATTATTGTAGTATCTTTCTTGCCTATATTTGCTCTCAGTGGTCAAGAAGAAAAACTTTTCTCACCTCTAGCTTATACCAAAACTTTTGCGATGCTTGCAGGAGCAGTTCTCTCCATCACTATCGTACCAATATTGATGGTTTATACCATCAAAGGCAAAATCATTCCAGAGACCAAAAACCCTATCAATGCATTTTTCATAAAAATTTACGGGATATGTCTTTCTTTTGTATTGCGATTTCGCTTCATTTTTTTGGGGCTGTGTTTAATTGGGCTAGGTGGCATTTATTTTTCTTACAAAAAACTTCATTGGGAATTTATCCCCCAAATCAACGAGGGTGTTATAATGTATATGCCCGTTACAAGCAATTCTGTCGGTATAGATGTAGCCATTGAATATCTTAAAAAAGCTGATGAAGCCATCAAAAGTCTTGATGAAGTTAAACAAGTTTTTGGAAAAGTCGGGAGAGCTAATACTAGTACTGATACAGCCTCCCTTTCTATGATGGAAATTTATATCGAACTGAAACCTAAAAATGAATGGAAAGAAAAAATCACCTATAAACAACTCAGGGAAAAACTTGAACAGACACTCCAAATCAAAGGACTTACAAACTCATGGACATACCCCATAAGGGGACGCACCGATATGTTATTGACCGGAATTAGAACCCCTTTGGGTATCAAACTCTATGGCAATGACGTCCAAAAGCTACAAGATATTTCGATTCAAATCGAACAAAAGCTCAAAACACTTAAAGAGTCTCTCTCGGTATTTGCCGAAAGAACAAATAATGGTTATTACATCAATGCAGATCTCAATGAAGAAAAGCTTGCTCAATACGGCGTAACCAAAGAAAATATTTTAAACGTCATTACATATGGTATCGGCGGAACGACCATCACAACACGGATTAACGGAGTAGAAAACTACCCGATTTCACTGCGCTTTAAAGATTCTCAAAGAAATAGCCTTCAAAGCATCAAAGAACTCTATGTTAAGACCCAATACGGTTACAAACCTTTAGGAGAATTGGCCAAAATCTATTATGACAACTCTCCTGCAACGCTTAAAAGCGAAAAAGGTCTGAATGTAAATTTTATTTATATTGTACCCAAAACAGGCATAAGCGCTGGAGAATATAAAGAAATTGCTTCGCGCGAACTAGCTAAAATAGATTTGCCTAACGGATACTATTACGAATTCTCCGGAGAAAGCAAATACCTTGAAGAAGCATTTGAAACACTCCAATATATCATTCCTGTGAGTATTTTTATTATTTTTATCTTGATAGTTTTTGCACTCAAAAATTTTTCCAACTCATTATTATGTTTTTTAACTCTGCCTTTTGCATTTTTGGGCGGACTTTTATTTATGGATTTTGCAGGATATAATTTAAGCATTGCAGCTCTAGTTGGATTTCTAGCACTTCTAGGTGTGGCTTCAGAAACTGCTATCGTAATGATTATTTATCTTGAAGAGGCTTACAAAAGCTTTTTATGCCAACCCCAAACTCGCTTGAATCTTAAAAATGCAATTATGGAAGGAGCGGTCAAAAGAGTACGCCCAAAACTGATGACTTTTTTTAGTATTCTTGCTTCTTTGATACCTATTATGTTTTCTCAAGGCGTAGGCAGTGAAATTATGCGTTCAATTGCTGCTCCAATGCTAGGAGGAATGATAACAAGCGTGATTTTGACACTTTTTATCATTCCAGTAATCTATTTTTTGATAAAAAGTGCTAAGATAAAAGAATGAAGACAAAAATACTTTTGCTTGAAGATGACATTTTACTCCATAAGATCGTTAAAGAATTTCTTATTGAACTAGGATTTGAAGTTACAAGTGCCTTTGATGGTCAAAATGCGGAAAATATACTACTCAAAGAAAGCTTTAACTTATGGATTTTTGATGTTCATGTGCCAAAAATTATTGGTTTTGAAATCCTCCAAAACCTTAGAAAACTCCACATTCAAACACCTGTAATTTTTATCACTGCACTTAAAGATAGTTTGAGCCTTAAAAAAGCCTTCGAAATTGGAGCAAACGATTATATCAAAAAGCCCTTTGACCTTGAAGAACTTCAAGCTAGAATCGAACATATTCTAAAAAGCAAAAAAATCCAAATCGCTCCAGAATGCTTTTATGAAGAAGGAATTTTAAGCCTCAAGGGAAAAGAAATGCCTCTGAAGCAAAAAGAGATCAAGTTACTTGAATTTTTTCTCCATAACAAAGGTAGAGTAATTTCAAAAGAAGAACTTTTAAACAATATATGGAGTTACGAACAAATTATTGATGAATCCACGCTCAGAACTTACATTAAAAATCTCAGAAAATATTTAGGCAAAGAAATTATTCAAAATATTAAAGGAGTCGGCTATTGCTTTAAACAATTATGAAAAAAAATCGCTTAAAATCTTTTTAGGCACTTATTTGGGATCTTCTTTTGTCCTGATGGCAGTTATTGCAGCAATTTTTTTCTTTTATGAGCGTGATATTATTCTCAAAAATATCGAACGCGAAATGCAGCTTAAAGCCTACAGATTGGCAAAAGATATCGTAAATCTCCATATGAACCACCACGATAATCAACAAGCATTCAACGATTTGCTCAAAAAATATTCTGGCACCCATATCGCTTTGTTTGACAAAAATAAAAAAGTGATTTACTCCACTATTGAAGAAAATTTTATTCCAGATAAAAATGGATTTTTCAGATCAGGGAATCGTTTTTATCTCGCTGATGACAACACGTTCGGGCATCTAGGAATTGATGCAATCCTGTTGGAATACGAACCCAAAAACCCTGTTTTTAAACAACTTTATCATACAATTATATTGACATCTATGTTCGCATTTATCTGCATAATCATCATCTCAGTGATTTTGTCCAAGTTGTTTTTAAAACCTATTCGCAACGAAATATCGCGTATTGATTCATTTATTAAAAATATTACCCACGAACTCAATACCCCCATCACATCTCTTTTAATCTCAGCAAACTCACTCAAAAAACACGGCGGAGAAAAAATCTCACGCATTCTTGTTGCCACCAAACGCATCCAATATTTATATGATAATTTAACCTATATTTTTATGAAAGATATTAAAAATGAAGAATGCATATCCCTTGATTTAAAAAAACTTATACAAATACAAATCAATCTATTAAAAGAAGTGGCTTGCTACCACCAAATCACGATTGAAAACGATTTAAAAGAAAAAAAGCTGACTGCTCAAGAGAACGATATGATTTCACTCATAAATAATTTAATAATGAATGCCATAAAATATAATATTCCCGAAGGAAAAATTAAAATCATTCTAGATAAAGATCTATGCATAAGCAACACAGGACATCAAATTCCTCAAGATAAAATTAAGCTCTTAAGTCAAAGATATTTCCGACTCGATTTGAGTAAAAACGGGTATGGTATCGGATTAAACATTATCAAAAGCGTATGCGATCATTATGGCTTCAAGCTCTCTATCACAAGCAAAGCACTTACAGAAGAAATTTATGAAAATACATTTAAAATCAGACTTTCAAAGACTTAAATTGATTCAAATCAAGAAAAATACCATTTGATAGAATTATCCTATCAATATTTTATATTTTATCAATAAGAAAATTTAGAATACGGAATCAACGATTATGAAAAAACTACTTGCTCCTCTTTGTCTTATCTTGCCACTTTTTTCCGAAGAATGGGGAGATCGTATGCCTTCTGAAGAAATCTTAAATTCGGGCGAAATAAAAACCATTAAAGTCAGTGGAGAAAGCGGTACAGATGGCAAGAACTATTTCTATAATTACAGAAATTTCACCTATTCTACAAATGGTCTAGGAACTTCTGAACTCATTATACTCCCTAAAACGACTCTAGGTTCTTTTTATAATAAAGGACATATCTATATTGATCAAAACTCCAAACTTTCAATGAATTTTACAAACTCGATTTTGATACTACAAGATTATGGTTCTTATACGATACAAAAAAATGCCGGACTTGAAATGTCAGGACAGGAATTTACCATTTATGCAGGAACATTTCTAAATAAGGGCATCACAACACTAAACATCAGTGGTTCTGTCAATAATAACTTTACATCAGGCACAAAAGGCATTATCAATGAAGGCGGATCTCTCACCATTAACGCCGAAATCTTTCATAACGGAAGAACAGACATCGGGGAAGGCTCTTATGGAGTCTTTGAAACGACTGAAAACGGGGTAAGCATCATCAATGTAAATACGGAATTTAATAATCTCAGCTATATCTATCGAATATTAGATGGAGAAGTTAAGAATAAAAAAAATGCCGATGCTATTTCAATCCTGAAAGCTTCCTCTCAAGGAACCCTTTCTATCAATGGAGGAGATGTTTATAACGGAGGACACATTCAATACTCTGGCGGTTCAGGCTCCAAATCTTATTATTCTGGTGCAGGTTACATCATTGCTGATAATGGAACTATCAATATTGAAAAAAATCTTATTTCTAAAGGAGCAGGAGAAAAACTCAGTGCGCAAAATGCTTCTGAAGCGGTCTATTCAAAAATATCTGCCATAAACAAAGGAGTTATTAATATCAAAGGGAATTTCACCAATGGTATTTATAGCAATGTTGTTGTAAGCGAAGGTGGCAGTATTAATGTGGGCGGAAGTTTTCAAAGCGGAAAAAATACCAATATTATTTTTGGTGGAGATTCTTTAAAAGGTTATGGAAATATCAGTGCAAATAATGCTGATATCAGCGGTGCAAATTTGGTTTTTTATAAAGGAGATGTAAAAACTGATACCACCTATGTATTTTTGGAAACTAAAAATACGCTCAATTATGATGCTTCAATTCTAGGCATACAAAACACAATTGCTCAAGATGGGAGTGAAAATCTATTTTATCAAGCTTTCATTGAAAATGATGGGAATCGTTTAAAAATTACCTTTCAAGACAAAACAGGGAATCAAAGTGTTTCTGAAATCATCTCCCAAAATACCGAACTTAATCAAAATGAACGTATCATTATCGATGCAATCGACACACAAAAACCCATAAATACATTTGATATTAGGAATTTAAGTGCGACCCAAATCAAAGAGACTGCCAAAAATATTGAAAAAGGATTCAGTAACTTTGCAAACAATAAAAATATGTCAATAAGAACTGGGTTTAATACCGCAAAAACCTTAATATTCAACCGAATGATCAAGGTTCAATCTTTAATCGCCCAAAACCAACCATTGCCAAGATATGCTGCCAACACAATTAATCCTTATGGCTATCAATCCGATCAGGTCGCACGTCCTTATTATCTGACCTACCCCTCAAGAAAAACACTCAAGACTAACGCATTATATGCAAGTATATTGGGAGCATACCAAAAAAACACTGCAGGATCAGGCTATGATTATGGTTTTAATGCCGGATATGACAAGACTTTCAACAAAAATCTATTTTTGGGTTTTTATGCAAACTATCTCTTAGGGGACTCAAAACTTGACTCTGTAGATATTCGTACCCAATCCCTCCAGATAGGAACTTATGCACGTCTGAATACATCGTTTTTAGAAACTGATATTATTTTTAGTTACATCAATGCTAGAAATAATGCGGTTAAAGAAATTACGATTGCTTCTGATACCTATTCTAATCATTCTCGATACAATACCCAAGCTTTCAATCTATTGATTCAAGCAGGTCCTAAAATTGTCTTTGGAACCAATATTATCAAGCCTTATATTGGAATAAATGCTGTTTATGAACACAATAACCAGCTCAAAGAAAAAGATGAATTATTTGCAAGCGAATATTTTTTCAAAAATAATCTTTATGTAGGGGCAATAGCAGGAATTGAGTATCGAAAATATTCGAATGGAGGCTACTTTTTTATCCAACCCTCAATAGAATATACTTTTTACAGCAATCTTAAAGCCACACAAATCATTTTTTTAAACAATACTCTAGTCATCCCAACACCGGCGAAAGAAAATTTCGCCTCCTTACTTGTAGGAGGAGAATTTCCTCTTAATAGCAGATTCTTAGTTAATATCAACGCCTCACTAAAGGCTTCAAATCAAAAAACTTTAATCGCTGCAGGAAGCGCATCTTTAAAGTTTATATTCTAAATATAGAAATTATTGGCAATTATAACATTCAACAGAGCGATCCATTACATTTTCATCAACGCTTGGGCTTTCGCTCCTCAAATAATAGGTGGATTTTAAGCCTAACTTCCACGCTAACATATAAATATCATTCAAAAGTTTGCCACTGGCTTTTTCAAGTCTCATAAAAATATTGGTGCTTTGTCCTTGATCTATCCATTTTTGTCTGATTGCTGCAGCTTTGATCAAACTTGTCTGATCAAGGTCATAAGCAGAAATGTAATAATTCCAATTCTCCAAATTCAAATTAGGAACAACAACAGGAATCAACCCGCTTAAATTTTCTTCATACCATTTCTTTTTATAGACAGGTTCAATGGTTTGAGTTGTCCCCACTAGAATTGAAATTGAACTTGTAGGGGCAATCGCCATCAAATACCCATTGCGAATCCCTTGAATCTTGACAATATCCCTTAGAGATTTCCAATCACAGCTACTGCCAAAAAGTCCTCCTCTATCTACAAGCTTTAAAGCCTCCTTGTTTGCCTTATCAATAGGAAAAATTCCTTGACTCCAACTTGAGCCCTCATATTGAGGATATTTACCTTTTTCTTTAGCAAGATTAGAACTTGATAAAATTGTGTAATAACTGATCATTTCCATTACTTCATCAATCTTTTCAAGATGTTCATCAGAACCCCAATGAATTTTGGCATCAGCAAGCATTTGAGCTTCTCCCATCACGCCTAATCCGATAGCACGATTCTGAAGATTGGTAACTTTAACCTTTCTATCTGGATAAAAATTCAAATCAATAACATTATCAAGCATTCTGATTGCTATAGGGACCACTCTTTGAATATCTTCTTGAGTATGAATTTTGCTTAAATTCACGCTTGCTAGATTGCAAACTGCAGTATGGCCTCCGGTTTGTTTTCGAGTGGCGATAAAAATTTGTTTTCCACCCAATGAATCGATGCTTGTGAGTTTATTTGCTTTCTTTTTGACACCCGCATCCGTAATTATTTCCTTTTTTTCCTCAATAATCTCAATACTGCCATCACAAAATTCAATTTCAACAACATAATGACCAGGACTAGTATTTTGAAATATTTCAGTGCAAAGATTAGAGCTTCTAATAATACCTGTATGAGCATTGGGATTAGCACGATTAGCATTGTCTTTAAAGCACAAAAACGGCAATCCTGATTCAAAATAATTCGTCAAAATCTTTTTCCAAAGATCCTTAGCGCTAATATGTTCTTTAATTATATTGGGGTTTTTTTCA
The sequence above is a segment of the Helicobacter sp. 12S02232-10 genome. Coding sequences within it:
- a CDS encoding ribonucleoside-diphosphate reductase subunit alpha → MITVVKRNGRVEFLDISKIQKYTSSAVKDLEGVSQSELEVDAKIHFKDKITTEEIQQTLIKTAVDKIDLDTPNWTFVAARLFLYDLYHKVSGFTGYKTLHEYFERCESEGKILKGLKEKYDLDFLNSQIKQERDLQFNYLGIKTLYDRYLIKDSQNKPIELPQHMFMAIAMFLAQNEKNPNEWAVKFYDIISKFEVIAATPTLANARTTRHQLSSCYIGSTPDNIEGIFDAYKEMALLSKYGGGIGWDFSGVRGLGSFIDGHKNAAGGVVPFLKIANDVAIAVDQLGTRKGAIATYLEIWHIDINDFIDLRKNSGEERRRAHDLFPAVWICDLFMKRVEENALWTLFDPYECKELTELYGEAFEQKYLEYEKNPNIIKEHISAKDLWKKILTNYFESGLPFLCFKDNANRANPNAHTGIIRSSNLCTEIFQNTSPGHYVVEIEFCDGSIEIIEEKKEIITDAGVKKKANKLTSIDSLGGKQIFIATRKQTGGHTAVCNLASVNLSKIHTQEDIQRVVPIAIRMLDNVIDLNFYPDRKVKVTNLQNRAIGLGVMGEAQMLADAKIHWGSDEHLEKIDEVMEMISYYTILSSSNLAKEKGKYPQYEGSSWSQGIFPIDKANKEALKLVDRGGLFGSSCDWKSLRDIVKIQGIRNGYLMAIAPTSSISILVGTTQTIEPVYKKKWYEENLSGLIPVVVPNLNLENWNYYISAYDLDQTSLIKAAAIRQKWIDQGQSTNIFMRLEKASGKLLNDIYMLAWKLGLKSTYYLRSESPSVDENVMDRSVECYNCQ
- a CDS encoding autotransporter outer membrane beta-barrel domain-containing protein, whose amino-acid sequence is MKKLLAPLCLILPLFSEEWGDRMPSEEILNSGEIKTIKVSGESGTDGKNYFYNYRNFTYSTNGLGTSELIILPKTTLGSFYNKGHIYIDQNSKLSMNFTNSILILQDYGSYTIQKNAGLEMSGQEFTIYAGTFLNKGITTLNISGSVNNNFTSGTKGIINEGGSLTINAEIFHNGRTDIGEGSYGVFETTENGVSIINVNTEFNNLSYIYRILDGEVKNKKNADAISILKASSQGTLSINGGDVYNGGHIQYSGGSGSKSYYSGAGYIIADNGTINIEKNLISKGAGEKLSAQNASEAVYSKISAINKGVINIKGNFTNGIYSNVVVSEGGSINVGGSFQSGKNTNIIFGGDSLKGYGNISANNADISGANLVFYKGDVKTDTTYVFLETKNTLNYDASILGIQNTIAQDGSENLFYQAFIENDGNRLKITFQDKTGNQSVSEIISQNTELNQNERIIIDAIDTQKPINTFDIRNLSATQIKETAKNIEKGFSNFANNKNMSIRTGFNTAKTLIFNRMIKVQSLIAQNQPLPRYAANTINPYGYQSDQVARPYYLTYPSRKTLKTNALYASILGAYQKNTAGSGYDYGFNAGYDKTFNKNLFLGFYANYLLGDSKLDSVDIRTQSLQIGTYARLNTSFLETDIIFSYINARNNAVKEITIASDTYSNHSRYNTQAFNLLIQAGPKIVFGTNIIKPYIGINAVYEHNNQLKEKDELFASEYFFKNNLYVGAIAGIEYRKYSNGGYFFIQPSIEYTFYSNLKATQIIFLNNTLVIPTPAKENFASLLVGGEFPLNSRFLVNINASLKASNQKTLIAAGSASLKFIF